The region AGAAGTTAAACCAATATATTTCTTTGTCATGACTGAAATTATATCTTACAACTTCTTCAAGATTTATTAATCAAAAATTACTATAGTTATGTATTAAGTATTACTTTTTTATAAGGATAAAGCATGCTATAAAAAAGGAGATAAATTGAGAAAGAAGTTAAAAAGAAAAGATATTTTTATCATATTTCAAATTATACTGGCTATGCTTGAATTTCAAAATAATACTCAGTATTTCTGTTAAATAAATGAGGAGTAATAACTCCTCATTAAAATTAAGAATTTATTTTAACTCCAGATAGACTTCTAGTAATAAGTTGTTTATTTTTAGTTTTAATTCTTCATTTATCTAAGTAACATATATACAAGTAGGATTAACAATAACAAGCCTACTAAAATTCCTTTTTTTATTAGTTCTTCTCTAATCTAAAATCCTTTTTAATTTTTTATTTAACTTACAAACAAAAATATCATCCAATAATCTTAATATCTTAACATCAAATTGTTTTATTTTTAATGTGAATCTAAAAGATTAATTTAAATCTCATCGATTTTTAAATTTATAAACAAAAACCTTAAAATATGCACAAGGAAACCAATCTCATTAAAAATTTGTTAAAGTAAATATACTAAAATAAATCATCTTTACAAGGAGTCTATATGTTCGTTATTTACAGGCATAGTTTATTGTGTGTCTTTTTCCTATTCTTTACAGGTTGTGCCTATAATCAGCTTGATACTAAAATAAAAAATCCAAGTCTACCTTCAAACTTCAATAACAATAATGTAAATATAGCATTAAAAGAAAACTGGTTATCTAATTTTAATGATAAAGACTTACTTGATATTGTAAATATTGCCTTAAATAATAATTTTGAATTAAAACAATTAGGTTTTGATGTGAAAATAAAACAGCAAGAGTTAATAGCAACAAATAGTCTTCTTTTTCCAAATCTTGACTTTGAAATTAACACTTCAAAAGATGGTGAAATTGGGGGAAGTAGTGATACAACTTCTTTAAATGCTTCATTAGATTTAAGCTATGAAGTTGATTTGTGGGGTAAGCTATCTGATTCTAAAAAAAGTGCAAATATGGACTTGTTGGAGACAAAAGCTTTATATGAAGAAGCTAAACAAGAGTTGATAAGCAATGTATCTTTACTTTATTATAAGATTATAGAATCAAATAAGCTTTTGGATTTATATAAAAAGAATTTACTAACTTCAAAACAATCTTATGAATTAACTCTTTCAAGATATAAACAAGGATTAAGCGAGGCTTTGGATACTTTACTTGCAAAAAACAGTATTTATACTCAAGAGTTAAAAATATCAAATCTTCAAACTACAAAAAGCCAAGCAATATACCAACTTGAACAACTTCTTTCAAACTACCCTTCTGGAAAACTTGATATAAACAAAGATTTGCCATTGATAAAAGAAAAAGCAAATGTTGGAATACCATCAGAATTAATTGAAAGAAAAGCATCAATTAGTGCTTCATGGAATGCTCTTTTATCAAAAGATTATACTTTGGCATTTACACATAAACAAAGATTGCCAAGTCTTAGTATTTCTACTTCATTAGAAAATATAAAAGATGATGGTTTACCAACTTTATGGTCATTAGCTACAGGAATAACTGCACCTATTTTTAATGCTGGAAAATTAAAAGCAAACGAACAAATAGCTTATTATGAATTAAAAAAAGCAGAACAAGAGTATTTAAAAACAGTTTTTGATTCTTTGACAGAGATTGAAACATATATTCAAGAAGAAAAAAACCTAAAAAATGAGTATGAAATATTAAAAACATCAAATGAAAATGCCAAAAAATCTTTGGAATTATCTTTTAATCAATATTTAAAAGGTTTGATTGAATACTCAACGGTTTTAGATTTACAAGAGAGTTTTTATAATACACAAAGCTCAATAATACAAATGCAAGCATCAATAATACAAAACAGTATAAATTTACATAAAGCATTAGGTGGAGACTTTTTACCTAAAGATTATAAGGAAGATAAACAATGAAAAAGATTTTTAAAATATTAATTCCATTTATCATAATACTTGGAACAATTGGAGTTGTTTATATAATATTTGATAATCCACCTGAAGCAAAAAAGCAAAAAGCAAAAGTTTCAAAAATAAAAGTAGAAGTAAAAAAACTTGTAAAACAAGACTTTTTAATTTCCCTTGATAGTTTTGGAACGGCGCAACCAAGTGTTCAGACAACACTTACTTCACAAGTTTCAGGAAAAGTAATCTATGTAAATGACAAGTTCAAAAATGGTGCTTACTTTAAAAAAGGTGATTTACTTGTTCAAATTGAAGATTTAGATTATATTTCTGATGAAAAGATTGCACAAGCACAATTAGTTTTAGCAAAACAAGCTTTATTAGAAGAACAAGCAAAATCTAAACAAGCAAAAGAAGATTGGGAAAAGTTTAATATAAAAGGAAAACCAAATAGTTTAGTATTAAGAGTTCCTCAACTTCAATCAGCAAAAGCAAATCTAATGGCTGCACAAGCACAATTAGAAAAAGCGAAATTAAACTCTAAAAGAACTAAAATTTTAGCTCCTTATGATGGAAGAGTTATAGAAAAAAATGTTTCAATAGCGCAAGTATTAGCAAGTAATACTCAAATAGGAACAATATTTTCAAGTGATGTTATCGAAGTTAGATTACCAATTAAAAACAAAGACTTAAACTTAATTGATATTGACAATAAAGCAAATATAGTATTTAATTCAGAAATAACAAACACAAGCTTTAAAGGAAAAATTGCAAGAAGTGAAAGTAGTATTGATACAAATACAAAACAACTTTATTTAATCGCTGAAATAAAAGAAAACAGTAAAAAAATAAAAATCGGTGAATATTTAAAAGCAAAAATTCAAGCAAAAAAATTAAAAGATGTGATGGTAATTCCAAATGATTCAGTTTATCAAAGCTCTTATGTTTATTTAGAAAAAGATGGAGTTTTACAAAGAAATCAAATTGAGATTTTATGGCAAGATGATAATAATACTTTAGTAAAAAGTGGTTTAAAACAAAATGATAATTTAGTTTTAACAACGCTAGGAGTAGTTAGTTCAGGAACTAAAGTTGATGTATTAGATGAAAATGGAAGTATAAAACAAAATGATGTAAAAAGAAAAAAAGGCAAAAGAAGAGAAGCAGGACAAAAAGGTGATAGAAAACCTCGTAACAAAGGTGAAGACAGATGATTACATGGTTTGCAAAGAACAGTGTTGCCGCAAATTTATTAATGATTACTATTTTTGCATTTGGAATGTTCTCTTTATATAAAATTATACCTTTAGAAATTTTCCCTTCAATTGAAAAAGATGAAGTAAGTATAAGTATGAGTTTAACAGGTGCAACACCAGAAGATGTGGAACAAGGTTTAACAATAAAAATTGAAGAAGCAATTGCTGATTTAGAAGGAATAAAAGAGATAAAAAGTACTTCAAGTGAAGGAAGTTCTTCTGTAAAAGTTGAAATAGATAGTAGTTATGATGCAAAAGTATTATTAGCTGAAATAAAAAATAGAGTTGATGCTATAAATACATTTCCTGATGATGCTGATAAGGCTATAATTGAACAAACTATTAAAAAACGAGATGTTATAGTTGTAACACTTTCAAGTGATTATGATGAAAAAGAAATAAGAGAATATGCACAAAATATAAGAGATGATATTGTCCAGCTTTCAGGTGTAACACAAGCAGAATTAATAGGTATTAGAGATTATGAAATAAGTGTTGAAGTCTCTCAGGATATTCTACTTCAATATGATTTAACAATAAGTGAAATATCAAATGCTATTAATAGTTCAAGTATTGATTTATCTTCAGGTAATTTAAAGACAAGTAATGGAGATATTTTAGTTAGAGTTAAATCTCAAGCTTATACAAAAGATCAATTTGAAAATATTATTATAAAAAGAAATTCAGATGGTTCAACTGTAAGATTAAAAGATATTGCAAATATTAGTGATGGTTTTGAAGAAACACCTTTACGAAGTAGATTTAATGGTAAAAACTCTGTATTTATTGATGTTTTTAGAGTTGGAAAAGAAAGTGCTATTGATGTTGCAGATCAAGTAAAAGATTTTATAGATAAAAAAAGAGAAACTCTTCCTTTAGGATATGAACTTAGTTATTGGGATGATGATTCTTTGATTGTAAAAGGAAGATTATCAATTCTTTTAAATAGTGCGGTTCAAGGTAGTATTTTAATAATCATTTTATTAACACTTTTTTTAAGACCAGCTATTGCTTTTTGGGTATTTTTAGGAATACCTATATCTTTTGCAGGTGCATTTTTTGTAATGCCTATATTTGATATTACTTTAAATGTTTTAAGTCTTTTTGGTTTTATTCTAGTCCTTGGGATTGTAGTTGATGATGCAATTGTAACAGGAGAAAATATTTACACCCATCTAGGAAAATCCCCCAATGGTGAAACAGCAGCAATAAATGGAACAATAGAAATTGCAAAACCTGTAACTTTTGGTGTTTTAACAACAGTAGCAGCTTTTGCTCCTTTAATTTTTGTCCAAGGAGATAGAAGTGCTCTATTTACACAAATACCTTATGTTGTAATTCCTGTACTTCTTTTTTCATTGATTGAATCAAAATTTATTTTGCCATCACATTTAAAACATATAAAATTAAGAGATAAAAACAAAAAGCAAAATAGATTTGAAAAATTCCAACATAAATTTGCAGATGGCTTTGAAGGACTTATTCTAAAATATTATAAACCTATATTAAGAACAGCTATAAATAATAAATTTATTACATTAAGTATTTTTATTTCAATTCTTTCTCTTATTATTGCTTTAATTGTTGGAGGTTGGACAAAATTTATATTCTTTCCAAGAGTTCCTAGTGAATCTATAAGTGTTACATTAACAATGCCCTCAGGTACTCCTTTTGAAGTTACAAATAAACATACTATTCATATAACAAAAGCTGCTGAATTCTTAAGAGAAAAATATAGAGATGAAGATACAAACGAAAGTGTTATAAAAAATATTATGACAAAAACAGGTGGTCGTGGAGGAATTAGCAATCAAGGAAATGTTCAATTTGAAATAACACCACCAGAAAAAAGAGAGATAAAAGTAACATCAGCACAATTAGCAAGAGAATGGCGAGAAATAGCAGGTGATATAATCGGTGCTGAAAATGTTGAATATAGAGCCGAGAGAGGACGAGGTGGAGATCCTATTGATGTTCAACTAACAAGTTCATCTATGGAAACATTAACATTTATTTCAAATGATATAAAAAAATACTTAGAAAATTTTGATACAGTTTTTGATATAACAGATTCCTTATCAGATGGAAAAGAAGAACTTAAAATTGAACTTACAAAAGAAGGAAAACTTTTAGGAATTACAAAACAAGAAGTATCACAACAAGTAAGAGCTGCTATTTATGGGCTAGAAGTTCAAAGTATACAAAGAGGAAGAGATGATGTAAAAGTAATGGTTAGATATGAAGAAGATGATAGGAAATCTATATCAACTTTAAATAATCTTATGATTACAACACAAACAGGTGATAAAATACCTTTAAGTAATATTGCGTATCTTGTACCAAATAAAGGTCCCTCTTCTATTTCAAGAACAAATAGATTTAGAACAATAAATGTAACAGCAGATATAGATAAAGACAATACAAATATGTTTGCACTTCAAAATGAACTTACAAGTTATATGGATGAATTATTGTTAAAATATCCAAATGTAAAATACAGTTTTGAAGGTGAACAAAGAGAACAAGCTGAGACTTTTAACTCTTTAGTTTATTCACTTTTATTTGCTGTATTTGCTATTTATGTGCTTTTGGCAATACCTTTTAAATCTTATGTTCAACCTATAATTGTAATGAGTGTTATTCCTTTTGGAATAATAGGTGCAGTTGTTGGGCATTGGATTTTAGGTATGGATTTAACTATTTTAAGTTTTATGGGAATGTTGGCTTTAATGGGAGTTTTAGTAAATGATTCTTTGGTTTTAGTTGATTATATTAATAAAACTTACGAAGAAAAGAAAGATATTATGTATGCAGTTTTAAATGCAGGAGTTGCGAGATTTAGACCTGTAATGCTTACAAGTTTAACAACTTTTTTTGGTTTATTACCCCTACTTTTTGATAAATCTACAAATGCACAGTTTTTAATTCCAATGGCTACATCACTTGGTTTTGGAATACTTTTTGCAACCTTTACTACACTTATTTTAGTTCCAGTAAATTACTTATTAGTACATAATCTAATCAAGTTTTTTAAAGAATAAAGAAAACTCTTTATTCTTTAATTCTTAAAAAAAACCCTAAAATTCAAAGATTTTAATAATCGTTATTAATATTATTAAGAAATGGTTAAAAAAGTTAATGTATTATTTCAAAAAATTAAATAGGAAATGGAATATGCATAAAAAGGTATGGTTTAAAATACACTGGTTTTTAGGAATAACTGCAGGGATAATATTACTTATTATTGGAACTACTGGGGCTATAATGTCATTTGAAAAAGAGATTTTAAAGATAATTAATAAAGATAGTTATATTGTATCAATTTCTGATACAAAAAAATTATCTACTACAGCTATTCTTGAAAAATTTCAAGAAAATATGCCAAAATCAAAGATAAATAGAATTACTTTTTCAAACGATGCTAGTAGTTCAATAGTAATTAATATAGCAGGAAAAGGAAAGGGAAAAGCAGCTAGAAAAGGTGTTAACTATTTTGTTAATCCATATACAGCAGAAGTTTTACCCGATTTAAAAGGAAAAGATTTTTTTAGTTTTGTAAAAAGACTTCATAGGTGGTTAGCTTTTACAGGTGATGCTAGAGAAGTTGGAAAACAAATAGTTGCTATTTCTACGGTTTCTTTAATTGTTTTAATGATTTCAGCAATAATTATTTATTGGGGAAGAATAAAAAGATCATTTTTCAAAAGTTTCACATTTTCAACAAAGCATAATGGTAGAGCATTTATCTCAACAATGCATAGTGCAGTTGGTATGTGGGTAATACCTTTTTATTTAACATCAGCTTTAACGGGACTTTATTGGTCTTATTCTTGGTATAACACAGCACTTTATAAAATTACAGGTGTAGAAAAACCAAAAAGAGGAATGTCTTCTAGGCAAAATAAACCAAAAGGTGAAAAAATAAGTTTCACTTCTCATGAAAAAGCTATTACTATGTTTAATGACTTAATTAAAGATGATTATTCAAAGGCAACTATAAGTTTACCGAAAAGTGGAACTGTTTATACGGTTAATTATTTAGATGTAAATCCAGCACATTATAGAGCTAGAAATACTTTACAATTTGATATTAGTAATAATAAAATACTAAAAAATGAGAAATATGAAGAAAAACCTTTAAATGAAAAAGTTATGAGTAGTTTTTTACAAGTCCATACAGGAGAATTTTTTGGTGTTGTTGGACAAACAGCTATGTTTATTACATCTTCACTTATGTCATTATTTACAATAACTGGGTTTATGTTATATTTTAACCGTAAGAAAAAGAAAAAATCTAAGATAAAATAGTAGTTTTAAAACTACTATTTTGTTTAATCTTATAAGAATAAAATAACAGTAAAATACTTTTCAATTTTAAAGGATAAATTTATGTTAAAACAAAAAGTAGAAGAATTTCTAAAAAAACAATTTGAAGATATTGAAGAGTCAATTTATACTATTGATATTGAAGATGATTTTATATTTATAGAATTTACACAAATTCTTGGTGAAATTTGTAAAAAAGAGATGATGTTTAGAATAATTGATGAAAATCTTCAATACCACTCTTTATCTTATGGGTGGAAAGTCCTTAATAGAGGAACTAATATTAGGTATTTTTGGATTGATTTATTAAATAAATAATTTATTGTAAGATTAAAATTATCTTACTTTTAGCCTATTCTAAATTAAAGTTTAAATTAAAATAATTTAATTATAATAACGAGAAAAATGAATTAGGAAATATGTGAAAAATAAATATATTAATGAAATTATTGCGGTTAGTGTATTTATTTTTTTATCTTTAATAATAGTAAATTCAAATTTAATTGAAAAAATATATGAATACTCTGTACTTTACAAAAAAAACAATTTTAATTTATATATAATTTTATTTCTTATTTTATCTTTTGTATTATTACTTTATATATTTAAAGAAAATATAGATTTAAATAGAAGTCGTAAAAAATTATTAAAATTGCACAAACTTGATAAACTTACTGGTTTAGAAAATAGAGAATCATTTTTAAATGATAGAAAAAAGAATCTTAATTCATATGTAATAATCCTAAATATAATTGATTTTAAAACTATTAATAAAACACTTGGTTTTGAAAATGCAGATTTACTTTTATGTGAGATCTCAGCTAGATTATTAAAAACTGTAACAAAACATGCAAATACTAAATTATATAGATTATATGGGGATGAATATGGATTTTTTTATAATAAAAATGATGTAGATGGAATCTGTAATATAATAAAAAATGAATTTGAAGATAATGTAATTCACTTTGATAAAAATTATTTTCATTTAGGTTTAAATATTGCGTATTCAAATACTGAGCCAAGATTTTTTACAGCTACATTAGCTTTACATGAGTGTAAAAAAAGCTTAAATAAAAATATATTTTCTTATGACGAAGGTAAATACAATACTGGAGAAAAAGAAGAAACACTCAATATGCTAAAAATTGTCAAAAACTCAATTTTAGAAGATAAAATTGTTCCAGTTTATCATGCAATTATTGATAATAAAACTCAAAAAGTTTCAAAATATGAAACATTAGCTAGAATCAAGCTAGAAGATGGAAAATTATTATCACCTTATTTTTTTATAGAATTATCAAAAAAATTCAAGCTTTATCCGAATATTACAAAGATAATTATTGATAAGGCATTTAATGATTTTAAAAATATTGAATGTGGTTTTTCTATTAATTTTTCATATATTGATATTGATAACGAAGAGATTTTAAAATATTTTTACAAAAAGCTTGATGAAAATAAACAAACAGCGAGAAAACTAACAATTGAAATTCTTGAAACAGAAAATATAGGAAGTTATAGTGAATTATCAATATTTAGAAATAAAATAAGGGAATATGGATGCTCACTAGCTATTGATGATTTTGGTTCTGGATATTCTAATTGGGTAGATATTTTAAATCTACAGCCTGATTATATAAAAATTGATGGTAGTTTAATTCAAAATCTATTAAAAAATCAAGGGAATATAAATCTTGTGAAAACAATAGTGTCTTTTGCAAAAGATAATAATTTTAAAACTATTGCAGAGTTTGTATCAAATGAAGAACTATCTATTTTAGTTAGAGAATTAGGAATAGATTATTCTCAAGGATTCTTTTTTGCTGAACCTGAATTAATAGAAGATATCTAGAATCTTTTAATTATGAGATGTTTTTTATTACTTATTTAACTTCTTTATTTATAAAAAGAAGTTAAAATCACCTATATATTATTTATTTAATAAACATTTTTCAAAAAATAAGATATAATTAAAAAAATTATAAAATTCATAAGGAAATAGATGTCATTAGGGAAAAAAATTTTATTTTTATTTATAGCTTTAATTATTCTAATAATATATACTATATCAACATTTAATTATAAGACAATATCAAATGATAATCAAATGCAAAATATAAATACTGATAATAAAAACTTAATGTTTGATGAATATGAAGATTCATTTGTAGTAAAAATAAGTAAATTTAAAAATTCGATATTAGAAAAATTAGGATTTAATCCTAAAAATGGAATTAATAAAAATAAAAAACCTATTGATTTTGAATTGATAAAATCTGATGGTATTGTTCTTATGAATGGTACTTTTAAAAATGAATTACAAGTAAAAAGTATAGTTGACTTATTAAATATCAATAGAAATGGTAATTATATATTTGAAGAAAATAGAGTTAAAGATGCTGTTTTATTAAATAAATTATCTTTATTAATAGATTCTTTTAAAGAGTTTTTTGTAGATGGGTCTAAGTTATCTATAGAAGATGGAAAAATCTTATTAAAAGGTGAGTTAGAAGATTCTAATTTTAAACCTTTATTAAATTCAATAATATTAAAAAGTAAACTTAATATTATTATGGATATTAAAGAACCTTTTAAATCAAATACAGACAAAGTTATTGATAATATTTCTGAAGAAATAAAAAATGAATCTATAGAATTAAATATCGAATCTGAAGATAAATTAAATAAAGCAGAAAATACTAGGACAGAAGTTATAGATACAAGGTCAAAAACAGTTATAATAGCCCAAAATAGTATTAATGAATTAACTTCAGATAATAAAATTACTTTTAAAAGAAGAAGTACAAATATAACAGAAGAATCAAAAAGTACAATTACAGAAATTGCAAATATATTATTGGCAAATAGTAAGTTAAATGTAGAAGTTGGTGGGCATACTGATTCAAGAGGTAGAGCATCTTTAAATAAAAGAATATCACAAGATAGAGCTAATAGTGTTAAAAATGCTTTAGTTACTCTTGGTGTTGATCCTAAGAGGATTAAAGCTGTAGGATATGGAGAAGACTTTCCTATTGCTAAAGATGATGCTGATGGATTGTCAGAGATTAATAGAAGAGTAGAGTTTATAGTAGGAGAAGAGAAATGATTGAAACGGCATCATTGATAGTTGTAAATTTAGTAATTGCAGCATTTATTGGGGGAATTATTGGGTATTTACTTGGAAAAAGTTCTGGAAGTACTTATAGACCTTCTAATAATAAAAATGTTAAAGATGATGTAGTTAATATAAAATCAAAATCTAGTGTAAATCCAATTTTTAGAAAAAATTCTAGTGTGGATAATAAACCACTTATTTTAAGCTCACCAAGACCTTCAGGTAAAGATAAACTTATTAAAATTAAGGGCATTGATTCTAAAGTTGAAGAGAATTTAAATAAACTTGGTATATTCCATTTTAACCAAATTGCTGCATGGTCAAATAAAAATTGTGATTGGATAGAAGAATTTCTATCAT is a window of Poseidonibacter antarcticus DNA encoding:
- a CDS encoding efflux RND transporter permease subunit — protein: MITWFAKNSVAANLLMITIFAFGMFSLYKIIPLEIFPSIEKDEVSISMSLTGATPEDVEQGLTIKIEEAIADLEGIKEIKSTSSEGSSSVKVEIDSSYDAKVLLAEIKNRVDAINTFPDDADKAIIEQTIKKRDVIVVTLSSDYDEKEIREYAQNIRDDIVQLSGVTQAELIGIRDYEISVEVSQDILLQYDLTISEISNAINSSSIDLSSGNLKTSNGDILVRVKSQAYTKDQFENIIIKRNSDGSTVRLKDIANISDGFEETPLRSRFNGKNSVFIDVFRVGKESAIDVADQVKDFIDKKRETLPLGYELSYWDDDSLIVKGRLSILLNSAVQGSILIIILLTLFLRPAIAFWVFLGIPISFAGAFFVMPIFDITLNVLSLFGFILVLGIVVDDAIVTGENIYTHLGKSPNGETAAINGTIEIAKPVTFGVLTTVAAFAPLIFVQGDRSALFTQIPYVVIPVLLFSLIESKFILPSHLKHIKLRDKNKKQNRFEKFQHKFADGFEGLILKYYKPILRTAINNKFITLSIFISILSLIIALIVGGWTKFIFFPRVPSESISVTLTMPSGTPFEVTNKHTIHITKAAEFLREKYRDEDTNESVIKNIMTKTGGRGGISNQGNVQFEITPPEKREIKVTSAQLAREWREIAGDIIGAENVEYRAERGRGGDPIDVQLTSSSMETLTFISNDIKKYLENFDTVFDITDSLSDGKEELKIELTKEGKLLGITKQEVSQQVRAAIYGLEVQSIQRGRDDVKVMVRYEEDDRKSISTLNNLMITTQTGDKIPLSNIAYLVPNKGPSSISRTNRFRTINVTADIDKDNTNMFALQNELTSYMDELLLKYPNVKYSFEGEQREQAETFNSLVYSLLFAVFAIYVLLAIPFKSYVQPIIVMSVIPFGIIGAVVGHWILGMDLTILSFMGMLALMGVLVNDSLVLVDYINKTYEEKKDIMYAVLNAGVARFRPVMLTSLTTFFGLLPLLFDKSTNAQFLIPMATSLGFGILFATFTTLILVPVNYLLVHNLIKFFKE
- a CDS encoding efflux RND transporter periplasmic adaptor subunit, producing MKKIFKILIPFIIILGTIGVVYIIFDNPPEAKKQKAKVSKIKVEVKKLVKQDFLISLDSFGTAQPSVQTTLTSQVSGKVIYVNDKFKNGAYFKKGDLLVQIEDLDYISDEKIAQAQLVLAKQALLEEQAKSKQAKEDWEKFNIKGKPNSLVLRVPQLQSAKANLMAAQAQLEKAKLNSKRTKILAPYDGRVIEKNVSIAQVLASNTQIGTIFSSDVIEVRLPIKNKDLNLIDIDNKANIVFNSEITNTSFKGKIARSESSIDTNTKQLYLIAEIKENSKKIKIGEYLKAKIQAKKLKDVMVIPNDSVYQSSYVYLEKDGVLQRNQIEILWQDDNNTLVKSGLKQNDNLVLTTLGVVSSGTKVDVLDENGSIKQNDVKRKKGKRREAGQKGDRKPRNKGEDR
- a CDS encoding PepSY-associated TM helix domain-containing protein; this translates as MHKKVWFKIHWFLGITAGIILLIIGTTGAIMSFEKEILKIINKDSYIVSISDTKKLSTTAILEKFQENMPKSKINRITFSNDASSSIVINIAGKGKGKAARKGVNYFVNPYTAEVLPDLKGKDFFSFVKRLHRWLAFTGDAREVGKQIVAISTVSLIVLMISAIIIYWGRIKRSFFKSFTFSTKHNGRAFISTMHSAVGMWVIPFYLTSALTGLYWSYSWYNTALYKITGVEKPKRGMSSRQNKPKGEKISFTSHEKAITMFNDLIKDDYSKATISLPKSGTVYTVNYLDVNPAHYRARNTLQFDISNNKILKNEKYEEKPLNEKVMSSFLQVHTGEFFGVVGQTAMFITSSLMSLFTITGFMLYFNRKKKKKSKIK
- a CDS encoding TolC family protein, encoding MFVIYRHSLLCVFFLFFTGCAYNQLDTKIKNPSLPSNFNNNNVNIALKENWLSNFNDKDLLDIVNIALNNNFELKQLGFDVKIKQQELIATNSLLFPNLDFEINTSKDGEIGGSSDTTSLNASLDLSYEVDLWGKLSDSKKSANMDLLETKALYEEAKQELISNVSLLYYKIIESNKLLDLYKKNLLTSKQSYELTLSRYKQGLSEALDTLLAKNSIYTQELKISNLQTTKSQAIYQLEQLLSNYPSGKLDINKDLPLIKEKANVGIPSELIERKASISASWNALLSKDYTLAFTHKQRLPSLSISTSLENIKDDGLPTLWSLATGITAPIFNAGKLKANEQIAYYELKKAEQEYLKTVFDSLTEIETYIQEEKNLKNEYEILKTSNENAKKSLELSFNQYLKGLIEYSTVLDLQESFYNTQSSIIQMQASIIQNSINLHKALGGDFLPKDYKEDKQ
- a CDS encoding EAL domain-containing protein, which gives rise to MKNKYINEIIAVSVFIFLSLIIVNSNLIEKIYEYSVLYKKNNFNLYIILFLILSFVLLLYIFKENIDLNRSRKKLLKLHKLDKLTGLENRESFLNDRKKNLNSYVIILNIIDFKTINKTLGFENADLLLCEISARLLKTVTKHANTKLYRLYGDEYGFFYNKNDVDGICNIIKNEFEDNVIHFDKNYFHLGLNIAYSNTEPRFFTATLALHECKKSLNKNIFSYDEGKYNTGEKEETLNMLKIVKNSILEDKIVPVYHAIIDNKTQKVSKYETLARIKLEDGKLLSPYFFIELSKKFKLYPNITKIIIDKAFNDFKNIECGFSINFSYIDIDNEEILKYFYKKLDENKQTARKLTIEILETENIGSYSELSIFRNKIREYGCSLAIDDFGSGYSNWVDILNLQPDYIKIDGSLIQNLLKNQGNINLVKTIVSFAKDNNFKTIAEFVSNEELSILVRELGIDYSQGFFFAEPELIEDI
- a CDS encoding OmpA family protein yields the protein MSLGKKILFLFIALIILIIYTISTFNYKTISNDNQMQNINTDNKNLMFDEYEDSFVVKISKFKNSILEKLGFNPKNGINKNKKPIDFELIKSDGIVLMNGTFKNELQVKSIVDLLNINRNGNYIFEENRVKDAVLLNKLSLLIDSFKEFFVDGSKLSIEDGKILLKGELEDSNFKPLLNSIILKSKLNIIMDIKEPFKSNTDKVIDNISEEIKNESIELNIESEDKLNKAENTRTEVIDTRSKTVIIAQNSINELTSDNKITFKRRSTNITEESKSTITEIANILLANSKLNVEVGGHTDSRGRASLNKRISQDRANSVKNALVTLGVDPKRIKAVGYGEDFPIAKDDADGLSEINRRVEFIVGEEK